From the Malaclemys terrapin pileata isolate rMalTer1 chromosome 13, rMalTer1.hap1, whole genome shotgun sequence genome, one window contains:
- the LOC128847281 gene encoding olfactory receptor 11L1-like, with protein MHLIEKAEEDNRTVITEFILLGFGNLPELQILLFLVFLVIYIVTMSGNILIIALVVADQHLHTPMYYFLGNLSCLETCYTSTILPRMLASLLTGDRTISVSGCFAQLSCFGYLATTECYLLAAMSYDRYLAICKPLRYATLMNGRLCLQLTAGSWMSGFLLCVIMMCFMSQLTFCGPNEIDHFFCDFSPMLKLSCSDSSMITLVSFILASLDTPCPFLLTVTSYVCIIATILRIPSTTGRQKAFSTCSSHLIVVTVFYGTLMTVYLLPKTNTLRALNKVFSVFYTVLTPMLNPLIYSLRNKEVKEALRKIIS; from the coding sequence ATGCACCTCATAGAGAAAGCAGAAGAGGACAATCGAACGGTtatcacagaattcatcctcctgggattcggTAATCTCCCCGAACTACAGATCCTTCTCTTCCTGGTTTTCCTAGTGATCTACATTGTGACCATGTCCGGGAACATCCTCATCATAGcgctagttgtggctgatcagcaccttcacacccccatgtattacttcctggggaacttgtcctgcttggagacctgctacacctccaccattctgcccaggatgctggccagtctcctgactggagACAGAACCATTTCTGTCAGTGGCTGTTTTGCACAGTTGTCTTGCTTTGGTTATTTGGCAACTACAGAATGCTATCTCCTAGCAgcgatgtcttatgatcggtatttagcaaTATGCAAACCCCTGCGTTATGCAACCCTGATGAACGGCAGGTTGTGCCTCCAGCTAACAGCGGGGTCTTGGATGAGCGGATTTCTACTTTGTGTAATAATGATGTGTTTTATGTCACAATTAACATTCTGTGGccccaatgaaattgaccatttcttttgtgatttttctCCTATGCTAaaactctcctgcagtgacaGCAGCATGATCACACTGGTTAGTTTCATACTCGCGTCCCTAGACACGCCTTGCCCATTTCTATTAACTGTGACATCCTATGTTTGTATCATTGCTACtatcctgagaatcccttccaccactgggaggcaaaaggccttttccacctgctcctctcacctcattgtggttACAGTTTTCTATGGGACCCTAATGACTGTGTATCTGCTACCAAAAACCAATACACTGAGAGCCCTGaacaaagtgttctctgtcttctacacagtcctgactcccatgctcaaccccctcatctacagcctgcgAAACAAAGAGGTGAAGGAGGCCCTGAGAAAGATCATCAGTTAA
- the LOC128847282 gene encoding olfactory receptor 11A1-like, protein MHLIEKAEEDNRTFITEFILLGFGNLPELQILLFLVFLVTMSGNILIIVLVVADQHLHTPMYYFLGNLSCLETCYTSTILPRMLASLLTGDRTISVSGCFAQFYCFCSLAATECYLLAAMSYDRYLAICKPLRYAALMNGRLFLQLTAGSWMSGFLLCVIMMCFMSQLTFCGPNEIDHFFCDFSPMLKLSCSDSSMITLVCFILAFLDLPCPFLLTVTSYVCIIATILRIPSTTGRQKAFSTCSSHLIVVTLFYGTIMIVYMIPKSSNLRALNKVFSVFYTVLTPMLNPLIYSLRNKEVKAALRKVIS, encoded by the coding sequence ATGCACCTCATAGAGAAAGCAGAAGAGGACAATCGAACGTTCATCACAGAATTTATCCTCCTGGGATTCGGGAATCTCCCTGAACTTCAGATCCTTCTCTTCCTGGTTTTCCTAGTGACCATGTCCGGGAACATCCTCATCATAGtgctagttgtggctgatcagcaccttcacacccccatgtactacTTCCTGGgaaacttgtcctgcttggagacctgctacacctccaccattctgcccaggatgctggccagtctcctgactggagACAGAACCATTTCTGTCAGTGGCTGTTTTGCACAGTTTTATTGCTTTTGTTCTCTGGCAGCTACAGAATGCTATCTCCTAGCAgcgatgtcttatgatcggtatttagcgatATGCAAACCCCTGCGTTATGCAGCCCTGATGAACGGCAGGTTATTTCTCCAGCTAACAGCGGGGTCTTGGATGAGCGGATTTCTACTTTGTGTAATAATGATGTGTTTTATGTCACAATTAACATTCTGTGGccccaatgaaattgaccatttcttttgtgatttttctCCAATGCTAaaactctcctgcagtgacaGCAGCATGATCACCTTGGTTTGTTTCATACTCGCCTTCCTAGACTTGCCTTGCCCATTTCTATTAACTGTGACATCCTATGTTTGTATCATTGCTACtatcctgagaatcccttccaccactgggaggcaaaaggccttttccacctgctcctctcacctcattgtggtAACACTTTTCTATGGGACCATAATGATTGTCTACATGATACCGAAATCCAGCAACCTGAGAGCCCTAaacaaagtgttctctgtcttctacacagtcctgactcccatgctcaaccccctcatctacagcctgcgAAACAAAGAGGTGAAGGCGGCCCTTAGAAAAGTCATCAGTTAA